In the genome of Candidatus Cloacimonadota bacterium, the window CCTTGAAACTATCTTTATCAACCGCAAACCATTCAAATTTCGCCAGATCTGTAGTTGCTTCCATAGCTTCCTGAATCATATCGAGTTTTCTGCTCTTCTCAGCAACCATGATCTCTTGTCCCGGCTTAACTATATAGGAAGGTATATCTACCTTTCTGTTGCCGACTATAAAATGTCCATGACTGATCAGCTGTCGAGCAGCATTTCTTGACGGTGCAAAACCCATTCTATAGACGAGATTATCTAATCTCATTTCTAATATCTGCAGCAAATTTTCGCCTGTGATACCTGTTTTTTTCTCTGCGATCTGGAAATACTTGCGGAACTGTTTTTCCAAGACCCCATAAAGTCGTCTTGCCTTCTGCTTCTCCCGCAAATGGATACCAAAATCGCTTACCTTTTTTCTAAATCCCTGTCCATGATCTCCCGGGGCATATTTCCGGCGATCAAAAGAACATTTTTCAGTATTACAACGCAGACCTTTCAGAAAGAGTTTTGTTCCTTCTCTTCTGCATAATCTGCATGATGGTCCTGTATATCTTGCCATTTTGTCTGTCTCCGTTATATTCTTCTCTGTTTAGGTGGTCGGCAACCGTTATGCGGGATCGGGGTAGTATCTTTGATCATGACCACTTTCATGCCGGCTGCATTGATAGATCTGATCGCCGCTTCTCTGCCACCACCAGGTCCTTTGACTATGACCTTAACTTTGGTGATACCCATTTCGGCTGCAGCTTTGGAAACCTGATCAGCAGCTAACTGCGCAGCAAAAGGGGTGCTCTTTTTTGAACCCTTATAACCGATCTTGCCACCGCTCGACCAAGCAATTACATTACCTGCCTGATCGGTGATCGATACTATAGTATTGTTAAAACTGGAGTGAACATAGGCGATTCCCTCATCAAAAGCCAATCTTACTCTTTTCTTCTTCACCTTTTTTGTTGCTTTCTTTGCCATTCATTCTCCCCTATTTCTTTCTTTTTGCACTCAAAGAACCGGGTCTGGGACCCTTCCTTGTTCTGGCATTAGTATGTGTTCTTTGACCCCTTACCGGTAAACCACGCTTATGACGAAGACCCCGATAAGATCCAATTTCCATCAAACGTTTTATATTCATGGTAACCTGCGTCCGGAGTGTACCT includes:
- the rpsD gene encoding 30S ribosomal protein S4; translation: MARYTGPSCRLCRREGTKLFLKGLRCNTEKCSFDRRKYAPGDHGQGFRKKVSDFGIHLREKQKARRLYGVLEKQFRKYFQIAEKKTGITGENLLQILEMRLDNLVYRMGFAPSRNAARQLISHGHFIVGNRKVDIPSYIVKPGQEIMVAEKSRKLDMIQEAMEATTDLAKFEWFAVDKDSFKGTLINVPLRDQIPVEIDERLIVEYYSK
- the rpsK gene encoding 30S ribosomal protein S11 — encoded protein: MAKKATKKVKKKRVRLAFDEGIAYVHSSFNNTIVSITDQAGNVIAWSSGGKIGYKGSKKSTPFAAQLAADQVSKAAAEMGITKVKVIVKGPGGGREAAIRSINAAGMKVVMIKDTTPIPHNGCRPPKQRRI